A genomic window from Lotus japonicus ecotype B-129 chromosome 1, LjGifu_v1.2 includes:
- the LOC130749557 gene encoding 60S ribosomal protein L11-like, translating into MVLKRVLSKSILSTPKFARNLCIYALKASFEKQGSFMHSQWSSSTSVQTRAAKVLEQLSGQTPVFSKARYTVRSFGIRRNEKIACYITVRGDKAMQLLENGLKVKEYGLLRKNFSDTGCFGFGIQEHIDLGIKYDPSTGIYGMDFFVVLERPGYRVGRRRRCKSRVGIQHRVTKDDAMKWFQVKYEGFILNKAQAVF; encoded by the exons ATGGTTTTGAAAAGAGTCCTGTCGAAGAGCATTTTATCTACACCTAAATTTGCAAGAAATTTGTGTATTTACGCATTGAAGGCCTCCTTCGAAAAGCAAGGGAGCTTCATGCAT TCTCAGTGGAGCAGCTCCACTTCGGTTCAAACAAGAGCCGCCAAGGTGTTGGAGCAGCTCAGTGGCCAAACCCCTGTGTTTTCCAAAGCTAGGTACACTGTCCGTTCTTTTGGTATTAGAAGAAATGAAAAGATTGCATGCTATATTACTGTTAGAGGTGACAAGGCAATGCAGCTTTTGGAGAATGGTTTGAAGGTGAAGGAATATGGACTTCTGCGAAAAAACTTCAGTGATACTGGGTGCTTTGGCTTTGGTATTCAAGAGCATATTGATCTGGGAATAAAGTATGATCCTTCAACTGGTATATACGGCATGGATTTCTTTGTTGTTCTGGAACGCCCTGGTTACCGTGTTGGACGTCGTCGTCGGTGCAAGTCTCGTGTTGGGATCCAGCATCGTGTCACAAAAGATGATGCTATGAAGTGGTTCCAGGTGAAATATGAAGGTTTTATCCTCAACAAGGCGCAAGCGGTTTTCTAG